The following coding sequences lie in one Paenibacillus durus ATCC 35681 genomic window:
- the rnr gene encoding ribonuclease R, whose translation MITQENLLDFMRETAYKPMTYEELIDHFHFTGEEELKAFNDLLSTLEQDGRIVLTRTGRYGVPERMDLLRGRLQAHAKGFAFLIPDDREHPDVYIHANDIKSAMNGDIVLVRVTSRSHGGGRMEGEVVRIVRRGVLQTVGVFQNLETYGFVLPDDKRINRDIFIPKESFNGAVDGEKVVVRIVNYPEGRAAAEGEIIEILGHKDDPGVDILSVIRKHQLPEIFPEEVMAEANGAPDSITEEEIVKQGRRDLRDLNIVTIDGEDAKDLDDAVNVARLENGHYKLGVHIADVSYYVRENSALDKEAYDRGCSVYLVDRVIPMLPHRLSNGICSLNPQVDRLTMSCEMEFDENMKVVKHDIFTSVIRTKERMTYTNVRKILLYEEPELLKRYAPLIEDFQLMREIAMKLRDARMKRGAVDFDFQESKIIVDENGKAVDIVKRERSIAEQIIEEFMLAANETVAEHFHWLKVPFLYRIHEDPDPEKLQNFMAFAANFGHHVKGRGNSVHPRALQKLLEDIQGTKEQTVISTMMLRSMKQAKYDAESTGHFGLAAEYYSHFTSPIRRYPDLVIHRVIREVLEGGGALSEKRHEYLASRMPDIAQQSSERERVAVEAERDTDQLKKAEYMLDKVGEEFEAMVSSVTSFGMFVELENTVEGLIRLSHLTDDYYHFDEGHMALIGERTSKVFRIGDEVKIRVAKVNMDDHTIDFELVDMKPRAAGERRSGGFGGGGRNGKGGHGGKGSRDRRGGHGATAGGGKGRTGGKGGVAAGPGGRGKRGRSVHGAGQAGGGAASGGAERGGRGRSDDAKAGRGRGDGAIAAGGEPGAGARSRKGEAGDAGGSRGISFGFGSGKGGYGAPPSGPNGRGDVYTGIGGDTKFRAREDLGGDFGGGKAAGGKGRRKKKSKSGVFIGESVTPGSVEAAAGSGSKHGNGEGRKRKKKKQK comes from the coding sequence CCGATGACCGGGAGCATCCCGATGTATACATTCATGCAAACGATATTAAAAGCGCCATGAACGGCGACATCGTGCTTGTCCGCGTAACCTCGCGAAGCCATGGCGGGGGCCGGATGGAAGGCGAAGTCGTGCGCATCGTCCGCAGGGGCGTGCTGCAGACTGTTGGCGTATTTCAAAATTTGGAGACTTACGGCTTTGTGCTGCCGGATGATAAGCGGATTAACCGCGATATTTTTATCCCGAAGGAATCATTTAACGGCGCGGTTGACGGGGAAAAAGTCGTTGTCCGCATCGTGAACTATCCAGAGGGACGCGCGGCGGCGGAAGGGGAGATTATCGAGATCCTGGGACATAAAGACGATCCCGGCGTTGATATTTTGTCCGTCATCCGCAAGCATCAGCTGCCGGAGATTTTTCCCGAAGAAGTCATGGCAGAGGCGAACGGAGCGCCGGACTCCATTACGGAAGAGGAAATTGTGAAGCAGGGCCGCCGCGACCTGCGGGACTTGAATATTGTAACCATTGACGGTGAAGACGCCAAAGACTTGGATGACGCGGTTAATGTCGCCCGTCTGGAGAACGGCCATTACAAGCTTGGCGTGCATATTGCCGATGTCAGCTATTATGTGCGCGAGAACTCGGCGCTGGATAAGGAAGCGTATGACCGGGGGTGCAGCGTCTATCTTGTAGACCGGGTGATTCCGATGCTGCCGCACCGTCTGTCGAACGGCATCTGCTCTTTGAATCCGCAGGTGGACAGGCTGACGATGTCCTGCGAGATGGAATTCGACGAGAATATGAAGGTCGTGAAGCATGATATTTTTACCAGCGTAATTCGCACCAAGGAGCGGATGACTTACACCAACGTCCGCAAAATTCTGTTATATGAAGAGCCCGAACTGCTGAAGCGCTACGCTCCGCTGATTGAGGATTTTCAGCTGATGCGCGAAATTGCGATGAAGCTTCGGGATGCGCGGATGAAGCGGGGAGCCGTTGACTTCGACTTCCAGGAAAGCAAAATCATTGTTGACGAGAACGGCAAAGCCGTTGATATCGTAAAAAGAGAGCGCTCGATCGCCGAGCAAATCATCGAGGAATTCATGCTGGCGGCGAACGAGACGGTGGCCGAGCATTTTCACTGGCTGAAGGTGCCGTTCCTATACCGGATTCATGAGGACCCCGATCCCGAGAAGCTGCAGAACTTCATGGCGTTCGCGGCCAACTTTGGCCATCACGTTAAGGGGCGCGGTAATTCCGTGCATCCCCGTGCGCTGCAAAAGCTGCTGGAGGACATTCAGGGAACGAAGGAGCAGACCGTTATTAGTACGATGATGCTCCGCTCCATGAAGCAGGCGAAGTATGACGCGGAGAGCACGGGCCACTTTGGACTGGCGGCAGAATATTACTCTCACTTTACGTCACCGATTCGGAGGTACCCCGATCTGGTTATTCACCGGGTCATTCGCGAGGTACTTGAGGGCGGCGGGGCGCTCAGCGAGAAGCGTCATGAGTATCTGGCGAGCCGGATGCCGGACATCGCTCAGCAGTCCTCCGAGCGCGAACGCGTAGCGGTGGAAGCGGAACGGGATACGGACCAGCTTAAAAAAGCGGAGTACATGCTGGACAAGGTCGGCGAGGAATTCGAGGCGATGGTCAGCAGCGTGACCAGCTTCGGTATGTTCGTCGAGCTGGAAAATACCGTCGAAGGGCTGATCCGGCTGAGCCATCTGACGGATGATTACTATCACTTCGACGAGGGTCATATGGCGCTCATCGGCGAGCGCACCTCGAAGGTGTTCCGCATTGGCGATGAGGTGAAGATCCGCGTCGCCAAGGTGAACATGGACGACCACACGATCGACTTCGAGCTGGTCGACATGAAGCCGCGCGCGGCAGGCGAGCGCCGCAGCGGGGGCTTTGGCGGTGGCGGCCGGAACGGCAAAGGCGGCCACGGCGGCAAAGGCAGCCGCGACCGCAGAGGCGGCCACGGCGCGACGGCCGGAGGCGGCAAGGGCCGCACCGGCGGTAAGGGCGGAGTCGCCGCCGGTCCGGGGGGCCGCGGCAAGCGCGGCCGCAGCGTACACGGCGCCGGTCAGGCCGGAGGCGGCGCGGCATCCGGCGGCGCCGAGCGTGGCGGCCGGGGGCGCAGCGACGACGCGAAGGCTGGCCGAGGCCGAGGCGACGGCGCTATCGCCGCCGGCGGCGAGCCGGGCGCTGGCGCGCGCAGCCGGAAGGGCGAAGCCGGAGATGCCGGCGGTTCACGCGGCATCAGCTTCGGCTTCGGCTCCGGCAAGGGCGGCTACGGCGCCCCGCCTAGCGGGCCGAATGGGCGCGGCGACGTGTACACCGGCATCGGCGGTGACACGAAGTTCCGCGCCCGCGAGGACCTTGGCGGCGATTTCGGCGGCGGTAAAGCGGCTGGTGGAAAAGGCCGCCGCAAGAAGAAGTCGAAGAGCGGCGTCTTCATCGGGGAATCCGTAACGCCGGGCAGCGTCGAGGCCGCCGCAGGTTCCGGCTCTAAACACGGTAACGGTGAAGGAAGGAAGCGAAAGAAGAAAAAGCAAAAGTAA
- a CDS encoding sigma-70 family RNA polymerase sigma factor produces the protein MFSAEMTKVTLAGVGTEAQFSDAVRLHRELLYGIACSYLRNRSDALEAVQEAICRAWIKRTTLKDPNAFKSWIIRILIYVCIDEQRRRKRTVPLEDKDLAGQVTDIGHGRLEMLLVLERIKPKYRHVLLLKYYNDLTIPDIAAILQKPEGTVKTWQHKGLKQLRAMMEEEERA, from the coding sequence ATGTTCAGTGCGGAGATGACAAAGGTCACTTTGGCCGGCGTGGGGACCGAGGCGCAGTTTAGCGATGCTGTCAGGCTGCACCGGGAGCTGCTGTATGGGATTGCCTGCAGCTACTTGCGCAACCGAAGCGACGCGCTGGAAGCGGTCCAGGAGGCGATCTGCCGGGCTTGGATTAAACGAACAACGCTGAAAGATCCCAATGCGTTCAAATCATGGATCATTCGGATTCTAATCTACGTCTGCATCGACGAGCAGCGGCGTAGAAAGCGCACGGTTCCGCTGGAGGACAAGGATCTGGCCGGACAGGTGACGGATATCGGACACGGGCGGCTGGAGATGCTGTTGGTGCTGGAGCGTATCAAGCCCAAGTACCGCCATGTGCTGCTGCTCAAATATTATAATGACCTGACGATCCCGGATATAGCGGCGATTCTGCAGAAACCGGAAGGAACGGTGAAGACCTGGCAGCATAAAGGACTGAAGCAGCTGCGTGCGATGATGGAAGAGGAGGAACGAGCATGA